ATTGCCGGACCAGCACCTGGAGTACCATAAAGCTCAATCACGGTTCCTTTGGATTCGCCAAATTTTTTATTCAATTCGGCAACAATAAATTCGGCGGCTTTCTTTCCACCAGTATAGTTGTCTGCGCCCACATGGGCAAGAACCTGTACAGGAACTCCCTCTTTCAATCTGCGATCCACGGTCACCACGGGAATATTAGCTTTATTGAGTGCTTCAACACCAGGAACAACTGCTTCGACTTCGATTGGAACCAATAATACTCCATTCACTTTTTTAATAACCATATCTTCAATGATTGATATTTGTTTTGAAACTTCATCGTTGGCTTCCAATGATACAACATTCACTCCCAATTGGCTGGCCTTATCTTTCACTGCTTGCTCGAGAAAAGCAAACCAGGCAAAGGAAAGAGATGGGAATGAAAGCCCGATGGTATATTCTTGAGCAAAAGCTAAAGTTCCAAACAAACAACTAAAAGCCAAGATTGCTACAATGAACAATAATCCAATTTTTTTCATTTTTATCCTCCTCTTAGTTTTTTTAAAAAATAAAAAACCTAACTTTTCTTTTTTTATCACCCCCACTTAATTACTAAACTGGTACCGAAAATTTATCTCCTTTCATAGTTGTTAAAAAAGTGCATCGGTTTTGAAAGTTTATTGATTAAACAGTCCGGAAACGGCGTTTCATTCTATCCATAAGGACCGCAAGAATAATAATTGTTCCCTTGACCATCATCTGCCAATAGGGTTGGACTCCTAATAAGTTTAAACCGTTAGAAATAACTCCAATGAGCAATGCTCCAATTAGGGTACCATAAACTCCCCCTTCGCCACCCATCATACTCGTTCCACCGATAACCACTGAGGCAATAACATCTAATTCATAACCCTGCCCTGCTACCAGTTCTCCAGAATTGAGCCTCGACGTGAGGATAAGCGCACTTAACCCTGAGAGGGTGCCAAGAATGGTATAGGTGAGAATTTTTACTCGATCAACCATAATACCCGAAAGCAAAGCTGCCTCTTGATTCCCTCCGATTGCGTAAATATAACGGCCGAAAACCGTTCTCTTAAGCATAATGCCAAAAATGATAACACATCCTAAAAAAAGAATGACCGGGAAAGGAATAGGACCAATCATCCCAGCTCCAATAAAACGGAAAGCGGGACTCATCCCAGAAATTGGTTTCCCCTGAGCGATGAGTAGTGTTGCCCCACGGAAAATACTCATTGACCCCAAAGTAACAATAAAGGGATGTATTCCACCTTTAGTGGAAACATATCCATTAAAATACCCAATACCAGCTCCTACAAGTAAAGGAATAACTAAGCTAAGAAATAAACTTCCGCCCCATTTTACTTGAAAGCCGGCAGCAATAATCCCGGCAAAAGCAACAATAGAACCCACCGATAGATCAATGAGGCCCAATAAAATAACTAATGTCATGCCAACTGCCATAACACCGATGATTGAAACCTGTCGAATAACATTGATGATATTGAGGGGATTAAAAAACACTGGATTAAGAATTCCAAAAATTACACAGACCACAATAAACACTAAGAGGATCCCAATCTTATCCCAAAAAATAAAAAAACGTTCAACTAATCCCTGATTTTTATCTTCAGTCAGAGCGTCCATTTAAATGCCCCCCTCCTATTGCCAGTTTTAAAACTTCTTCTTGGTTCGCATTTTGGCGGGTTAAAGTCCCAGTGACCTTCCCTTCTTTCATAACCAATACCTGATCGCTCATCCCTAAAATTTCTGGTAATTCTGAAGAAACCATCAAGATTGCAGCCCCTCGTTCAATAAGTTTGTTCATTAAGTGATAAATTTCAATCTTAGCTCCAACATCAATACCCCGGGTTGGTTCATCAAATAGGTAAATATCGCATTCCCGAGCAAACCATTTACCCAATACCACTTTTTGTTGATTCCCCCCGGAAAGAAACATGGTTTTTTGATGAAAGGAAGGAGTTTTAATATTCATCATTTGTACCATTTCAGAAGTGATATGATTGAGCTTCGTATCATCAATAAAACCGCGATTGGATATCTTGGTTAAAGAAGGCAATCCAATGTTATCCGTGACCGATAATAACAATACCAAACCTTGGGTTTTTCTTTCTTCAGGAAGAAGTGCAATACCCAAATTAATGGCATCATAGGGAGACTGAATGTTAACTTCATCTCCTTTCACAAAAATCTTTCCACCATCTAAAGGATCTAAGCCATATATGGCACGCAAGAGTTCAGTCCGGCCCGAACCAACCATTCCAGCAATTCCTACGATTTGTCCTTTTTTGAGGGAAAAATTAATATTGTGCAACACTCCTTTTCGTTTTAAATTCTCTACTCGTAAAACCTCATCCTTAGCCTGATGATCCATATGGGGGAATTGTTCAACTAACTTCCGGCCCACCATCATTTTTATCAAATCATCAATCGTTAACGTAGCAGTATTATTGGTTGCAACATGCTTTCCATCTCTTAAAACTGTCACTCGATCGGAGATAGCAAATATTTCGTCGAGATGGTGGGAAATATAAATTATGGTTACTCCCTTCGATTTCAGGAACTTGATAATGCGAAATAGTGTTTCAATTTCTTTTTTAGCCAATGCTGCCGTTGGCTCATCCATTATTAATATTTGAGCGTTGAGAGAAAGTGCTTTTGCAATCTCAACCACCTGTTTTTTAGCCACACCTAAAGTTCCAACTTTAGCATCAATCTCAACATCCACTTCAAGAAAATCAATGAGCTTTTGGGCTTCTTCTCTCATCTTTTTCCAATCAATAAATCCTCGCTCGTTGCGAATGTGGTGACCCATAAAGATGTTCTCAGCGACCGTCAAGGCAGGTATTAAATTCAATTCTTGATAAATAGCTGCAATTCCATTTCGAAGTGCTTCATGAGGATTTTGGTAATCAATTAGTTTCCCCTGAAAAAGAATACTTCCGGATGTTTTTTGGTAAACACCGGTAACAATTTTTATTAAAGTTGACTTCCCCGCCCCATTTTCTCCAACTAAAGCATGAACTTCTCCCTTTAATACATCGAAACTAACACTGTCAAGAGCCAATACACCTGGAAAGCGTTTAGTTACATTTTCAAACTGTAAAATACTGTCGCCATTATTGATTGTCTTATCCATATTCTTTCTCCACTATAAATACTCCTTTAAGTTTTTGAAATCGTTTTCAAAGTAAAATCAAAAAAATATTCTTTTTACTATTCTATATTCTCTTCTTATTTTTATCAATTTCATTTTGACTTTTACTTTCAAATAAAATAAATTGGATTGTTTCTCAAATTTTTATCATCTTTTTCAGTTCTTGACAAGGCTTATGAAATACGCTATTTTATATTTTGCCCTTCGCCGAAGTGGCGGAACTTGGCAGACGCGCTGGATTCAGGTTCCAGTGAGTTTAACGCTCGTGGGGGTTCAAATCCCCCCTTCGGCACCAGATGCGCGATTAACTCAGCGGTAGAGTGCCATCCTCACACGGTGGAAGTCGCTGGTTCGAACCCAGCATCGCGCACCATTTTTTTTAAAGTAAAATCCTCGGTTTGATTTATTTTAAAATAAGTCTTTTCTTTCAATTAACTTATTTGTTGCCGGCCATTCAGTTCAATTTCTAAAAATTAAGAAGTTATTGGATAATTTTACATTCGTTTGAATTATCATTAGTCTTATTTCCTAATATACCTTTAAGATGGAATTCAGGATGAAAAAAAATAGAAGCGATTTGGAAATTCAAATAAGCTCGACTCTTGTCCAGTTTGAAAAAGAATACATGGGAAGAGGTCCGGTTGATATAAAGACCTATCTTTTTGATGATATCGTTTTTATACGTTTGAAAGGTGTGCTCACCAAAGCTGAAACACAATTAGCTTCGGGCGGGAGTAAGGACAACCGCGATTTAATAAAACGGGTCCGCATTGAGCTTTTAGAAAAAGGGAGACCACTTTTGGAAGCTATTATTGAAAATATCCTGAATCGAAAAGTAGTGAGCTTACATACCGATATTAGCACCCGTACTGGTGAGCGGTTGATAATCTTTACCTTAAATGAACCACTGAATGATCTGTTTTAAAATTAACTTGGTGAATTTATATCTCCTCCTGTAAATCCCCACAACCTGAGTCTAATTTTTTACCAATTCAACTTTTCCCTTTTTCAAGAAAATTAAAAATATTAATTTTTGCACCTCCTCGTTATTTTCCTTTTTTTTCATAAACATTGACAGTCATTATCAGAATGAGTAAAATAACCACTTAAATCGGTGGAACATTAAGAGTATTGGTGTTTCACATAAAGAATGATACAGCCGGAAGCCAAAGAGTATTAATGACGATTTGGAAAGGGCTGGGGTTAAGCTATAACTCCAGTCCTTTTTTATTTTAAAAAAAGGAGCAGTAAAATGAAAAGCTTCACCCTTAGGAAGAAAGAAGTGATCATCCATACTGAAGGAGAAATTTGTGGAAACATCCAAGAATTAACTAATAGCCCGATTTTCGAAAGAATAGTTCACGCCTTCATGGACCATCTAAAAAAGCACAATTCCTTGTTGAGTGATTCTTTGTTTCCTCCAGAAGCTGAGCTTTCCTATCGTTCAAAAATACTATCCCTACTGCGTATTTTAACTACATCATCTCTCGAAGAGGTGGTTAAAATACTTCCTGATTATAGTTACTTTTTAGATAAGAAAAATTTACTCCATGAATTTGTGGAAAAGCTCTATAATTTCTGGCGACGCTATGAAAGATATATGATTTGTCATTCTGAATCGGGAATCTATTCCCATGACCAAAAGCCATATCGAACTTTTAACATGACAGTTGAACGTCTTTCCCACTTAGTTCGTGCTGGATATCGTGATATATGTGAGAACATCACTGGTACTCATCCACGAGTTTATCGTCAAGTTGACGCCGGCTGCCAAGCCGGAATTATTGCGGTCCCAAAAATTTGGAATCCTCCTTCCGAAGAATACAGGGAACTCCTTTCGATCCCTTTTATTCGGCAACTAATGATACAACCTCCCTTGCTCCTCGATCCCCCAATGAATAAGCGAACCGGGCATTTCCAAAAAGTTACTCAAAACCTGTTATCCAATATTATGATCGATGAAAAAAAATGGCTTTGTTACCCGGCTCAAGTTGGGAAATTGGTTATCTTTATCTATTTTGAAGAAGGTTTTATGGGTTTGGGTTGCTCTTTGGCCAATCTTTTTGAACTAGCCGATGACGACCAAATCAAAGAAGGACCAGATGCCATTTACCTATACGGGGTTGATCCTGCAATGTTCCCTACTGATATCAATTCTGAAACAGTCTTTTTTGATGATGAACCGAATCAGATTCTGATCGGCTTCGTTCCTGGAAATGACCAATACGGGTATTTTGGCTATCTTAAAAAGATGGTTCTTACCCTCCATAATGTTGTCATGATGAAAAAAGGAATCTTGCCTTTCCATGGTGCGGCTTTCCGTATCACCAATTTGGATAAATCGGTCTTTACAATTGCTATTATTGGAGATACGGCTACGGGTAAATCAGAAACCCTGGAAGCTCTCCGAATCATGGGTAATGGATATATTGCTGATCTAAAAATTATTGCTGATGATATGGGATCATTTGAGATTGACGAAACAAATCATCAAATTCTTTGTTATGGGACCGAGATTGGTGCCTTTGTTCGACTTGATGACTTAGAAAAAGGCTATGCGTTTGAGCAAATTGATCGGGCTATCATCATGAGTCCTCAAAAAACCAACGCCCGAGTTATTTTACCAGTAACAACTGTAGATTGTATTTTAAAGGGATTCCCAATCGATTATATT
This is a stretch of genomic DNA from Candidatus Atribacteria bacterium ADurb.Bin276. It encodes these proteins:
- the rbsB_8 gene encoding D-ribose-binding periplasmic protein precursor, giving the protein MKKIGLLFIVAILAFSCLFGTLAFAQEYTIGLSFPSLSFAWFAFLEQAVKDKASQLGVNVVSLEANDEVSKQISIIEDMVIKKVNGVLLVPIEVEAVVPGVEALNKANIPVVTVDRRLKEGVPVQVLAHVGADNYTGGKKAAEFIVAELNKKFGESKGTVIELYGTPGAGPAIDRSSGFQDVMKQYPNITVKTQTANFRRDDGMQVMEDFIMSSPEIDAVFGANDEMILGALEALQASAKFNVQEVVTIGFDALTDALKSISDGILDATIEQFPGKQAATGFEILYNFVKDGKTPEDSVILIEPAVITKDNLDQAEKSF
- the rbsA_20 gene encoding Ribose import ATP-binding protein RbsA, which translates into the protein MDKTINNGDSILQFENVTKRFPGVLALDSVSFDVLKGEVHALVGENGAGKSTLIKIVTGVYQKTSGSILFQGKLIDYQNPHEALRNGIAAIYQELNLIPALTVAENIFMGHHIRNERGFIDWKKMREEAQKLIDFLEVDVEIDAKVGTLGVAKKQVVEIAKALSLNAQILIMDEPTAALAKKEIETLFRIIKFLKSKGVTIIYISHHLDEIFAISDRVTVLRDGKHVATNNTATLTIDDLIKMMVGRKLVEQFPHMDHQAKDEVLRVENLKRKGVLHNINFSLKKGQIVGIAGMVGSGRTELLRAIYGLDPLDGGKIFVKGDEVNIQSPYDAINLGIALLPEERKTQGLVLLLSVTDNIGLPSLTKISNRGFIDDTKLNHITSEMVQMMNIKTPSFHQKTMFLSGGNQQKVVLGKWFARECDIYLFDEPTRGIDVGAKIEIYHLMNKLIERGAAILMVSSELPEILGMSDQVLVMKEGKVTGTLTRQNANQEEVLKLAIGGGHLNGRSD
- the rbsC_43 gene encoding Ribose transport system permease protein RbsC — encoded protein: MDALTEDKNQGLVERFFIFWDKIGILLVFIVVCVIFGILNPVFFNPLNIINVIRQVSIIGVMAVGMTLVILLGLIDLSVGSIVAFAGIIAAGFQVKWGGSLFLSLVIPLLVGAGIGYFNGYVSTKGGIHPFIVTLGSMSIFRGATLLIAQGKPISGMSPAFRFIGAGMIGPIPFPVILFLGCVIIFGIMLKRTVFGRYIYAIGGNQEAALLSGIMVDRVKILTYTILGTLSGLSALILTSRLNSGELVAGQGYELDVIASVVIGGTSMMGGEGGVYGTLIGALLIGVISNGLNLLGVQPYWQMMVKGTIIILAVLMDRMKRRFRTV